From the genome of Rhizobium binae, one region includes:
- a CDS encoding phosphoenolpyruvate carboxykinase, which translates to MEMFGVRNPATELATVGLGGAASVRYNFSAAALYEEAIRRGEAELTAQGALRALTGQHTGRSPRDKFVVRDANTDGEIWWDNNKPLSPEHFALLRDDMLAHAAGKDLFVQDLVGGAEEGHALPTRVITEFAWHSLFIRNLLIRPETAALATFVPKLTIIDLPSFKADPARHGCRSETVIACDLTNGLVLIGGTSYAGEMKKSVFTVLNYLLPAKGVMPMHCSANVGPDGDAAVFFGLSGTGKTTLSADPARTLIGDDEHGWSENGIFNFEGGCYAKTIRLSAEAEPEIYATTQRFGTVLENVVLNDRRQPDFDDGSLTENTRCAYPMNFIPNASATGRAGHPKTIIMLTADAFGVMPPIARLTPDQAMYHFLSGYTAKVAGTEKGVVEPEATFSTCFGAPFMPRHPAEYGNLLKDLIGRHGVECWLVNTGWTGGAYGTGKRMPIKATRALLAAALSGKLGQVEFRTDANFGFAVPVSVDGVDGGILDPRSTWADKAAYDAQAEKLVSMFIANFAKFENHVDGGVRDAAPGVKVAAE; encoded by the coding sequence ATGGAAATGTTCGGAGTTCGTAACCCGGCAACGGAGCTGGCAACGGTTGGATTGGGCGGCGCAGCCAGCGTTCGCTATAACTTTTCCGCTGCAGCGCTGTATGAGGAAGCGATCCGCCGGGGCGAAGCCGAACTGACCGCTCAGGGGGCGCTCAGGGCTCTCACCGGTCAACATACGGGCCGCTCGCCACGCGACAAGTTCGTCGTTCGCGACGCCAATACCGATGGCGAAATCTGGTGGGACAACAACAAGCCGCTCTCGCCGGAGCATTTCGCCCTGCTGCGCGACGACATGCTGGCGCATGCCGCCGGAAAGGATCTTTTCGTCCAGGACCTTGTCGGCGGTGCCGAAGAGGGCCATGCCCTGCCGACCCGCGTCATCACCGAATTCGCCTGGCATTCGCTGTTCATCCGCAATCTCCTGATCCGCCCGGAGACCGCGGCGCTGGCCACCTTCGTGCCGAAGCTGACGATCATCGACCTGCCGAGCTTCAAGGCCGATCCGGCCCGCCACGGCTGCCGGTCGGAGACTGTGATCGCCTGCGATCTCACCAACGGCCTCGTCCTCATCGGCGGCACCTCCTATGCCGGCGAAATGAAGAAATCCGTCTTCACCGTGCTCAACTACCTGCTGCCGGCCAAGGGCGTGATGCCGATGCACTGCTCGGCCAATGTTGGCCCTGATGGCGATGCGGCGGTCTTCTTCGGCCTTTCCGGCACCGGCAAGACGACGCTTTCGGCCGATCCGGCGCGCACGCTGATCGGCGACGACGAGCACGGCTGGAGCGAAAACGGCATCTTCAATTTCGAAGGCGGCTGCTACGCCAAGACCATCCGCCTTTCGGCCGAGGCCGAGCCGGAAATCTACGCGACGACCCAGCGTTTCGGCACCGTGCTCGAAAACGTCGTGCTGAACGACCGCCGCCAGCCGGATTTCGACGACGGATCGCTGACCGAAAACACTCGCTGCGCCTATCCGATGAACTTCATCCCGAACGCCTCGGCGACGGGCCGGGCCGGGCATCCGAAGACGATCATCATGCTGACCGCCGATGCCTTCGGCGTCATGCCACCGATCGCCAGGCTGACGCCCGATCAGGCGATGTATCACTTCCTCTCCGGTTACACGGCCAAGGTGGCCGGCACCGAAAAGGGCGTCGTCGAGCCGGAAGCGACCTTCTCGACCTGCTTCGGCGCGCCCTTCATGCCGCGGCATCCGGCCGAATACGGCAACCTGCTGAAGGATCTGATCGGCCGCCACGGCGTCGAATGCTGGCTTGTCAATACAGGCTGGACCGGCGGCGCCTACGGCACCGGCAAGCGCATGCCGATCAAGGCGACGCGGGCGCTCCTCGCCGCTGCCCTCAGCGGCAAACTCGGCCAGGTCGAATTCCGCACGGATGCGAATTTTGGCTTCGCCGTGCCGGTTTCCGTCGATGGCGTCGACGGCGGCATTCTCGATCCGCGCTCGACTTGGGCTGACAAGGCAGCCTATGACGCGCAGGCCGAAAAGCTGGTCTCGATGTTCATCGCCAACTTCGCCAAGTTCGAGAATCACGTTGACGGCGGCGTCCGCGACGCGGCTCCCGGCGTCAAGGTGGCAGCCGAATAA
- the arfB gene encoding alternative ribosome rescue aminoacyl-tRNA hydrolase ArfB — protein MASDALYIDDRITISGWELTEQFVLASGPGGQNVNKVSTAVQLFFNLANSPSLNDRVKANAIRLAGRRLSKDGVLMIEASRFRSQDRNREDARERLKELILEAAKPPPPPRKKTKPTKGSVERRLKEKSGRSEVKKMRGRPGGGD, from the coding sequence ATGGCCAGCGACGCGCTCTATATCGATGACAGGATCACCATCTCGGGATGGGAGCTGACGGAACAGTTCGTTCTGGCAAGCGGTCCCGGCGGCCAGAACGTCAACAAGGTTTCGACGGCGGTCCAGCTGTTTTTCAACCTCGCGAATTCGCCCTCCCTCAATGACCGCGTCAAGGCCAATGCGATCAGGCTAGCCGGACGGCGGCTGTCGAAGGATGGCGTGCTGATGATCGAGGCAAGCCGCTTTCGCAGCCAGGATCGCAACCGTGAGGACGCGCGCGAACGGCTGAAGGAGCTGATTCTGGAGGCCGCCAAGCCGCCGCCGCCGCCGCGCAAGAAGACCAAGCCGACCAAGGGTTCGGTCGAGCGCCGTCTGAAGGAAAAATCCGGCCGGTCGGAAGTGAAGAAAATGCGCGGCCGCCCCGGCGGCGGCGACTGA
- a CDS encoding alpha-ketoglutarate-dependent dioxygenase AlkB family protein codes for MPELSNGVRHLPEYLDRSRQEALVEVIRAVVAEAPLFVPVMPGTGKPMSVRMTNCGPLGWVTDKERGYRYQPTHPVTGRHWPVMPQQLLEIWNDVAGYQQPPEACLVNFYSDEARMGLHQDKDERNMQAPVVSISLGNSCLFRVGGLNRNDRTLSFKLSSGDLVVLGGEGRLCFHGVDRIHPATSTLLKNGGRINLTLRRVNP; via the coding sequence ATGCCCGAGCTGTCGAACGGTGTCCGCCATCTGCCTGAATATCTCGATCGGTCGCGTCAGGAAGCGCTGGTCGAGGTGATCCGTGCCGTGGTCGCCGAGGCGCCGCTCTTCGTGCCCGTTATGCCAGGCACCGGCAAACCGATGTCGGTGCGCATGACCAATTGCGGGCCGCTCGGCTGGGTGACGGACAAGGAACGCGGCTATCGCTATCAGCCGACGCATCCTGTCACCGGCAGGCACTGGCCAGTCATGCCTCAGCAACTGCTCGAGATATGGAACGACGTTGCCGGTTATCAGCAGCCGCCGGAGGCCTGTCTCGTCAACTTCTATTCCGACGAGGCCCGCATGGGTCTGCACCAGGACAAGGACGAGCGGAATATGCAGGCTCCCGTCGTCTCGATCTCGCTTGGCAACAGCTGCCTCTTTCGCGTCGGCGGTCTGAATCGCAATGATCGCACGCTATCTTTCAAACTGTCGAGCGGCGATCTGGTCGTGCTGGGCGGCGAGGGCAGGCTGTGTTTCCACGGTGTCGACCGCATTCATCCGGCAACATCGACGCTGCTGAAGAATGGCGGCCGCATCAATCTGACGCTGCGCCGGGTCAATCCCTGA
- the coaA gene encoding type I pantothenate kinase → MSIATEIIGVPETLDHFQSESYSPYHFFSSEQWAKFRADTPLTLTSDEVKRLRSMGDPIDLDEVRRIYLSLSRLLSAHVESSQMLFEQRNRFLSLSDVTKTPFVIGIAGSVAVGKSTTARILKELLGRWPSSPKVDLVTTDGFLHPNAVLQREKLMQRKGFPESYDTAAILRFLSAIKAGRPDVQAPCYSHLVYDVLPDEYKIVDRPDILIFEGINVLQSRDLPADGKIVPMVSDFFDFSIYIDAAEDQIHNWYVTRFMRLRETAFRDPNSYFHRYASISDAEALEIAADLWTNINLKNLRQNILPTRPRADLILKKGKDHLIEQVALRKL, encoded by the coding sequence ATGAGTATCGCGACTGAGATCATCGGGGTGCCGGAAACATTGGATCACTTCCAGTCCGAATCCTATTCGCCCTACCACTTCTTCTCTTCCGAACAATGGGCGAAATTCCGCGCCGACACGCCGCTGACGCTGACCAGCGACGAGGTCAAGCGGCTGCGTTCTATGGGCGACCCAATCGATCTCGACGAGGTGAGGCGCATCTATCTGTCGCTCTCGCGGCTGCTGTCGGCGCATGTCGAATCCTCGCAAATGCTGTTCGAACAGCGCAACCGCTTCCTGAGCCTCTCCGACGTGACCAAAACGCCCTTCGTTATCGGCATCGCCGGCTCGGTCGCAGTGGGAAAATCGACCACCGCCCGTATCCTCAAGGAACTGCTCGGGCGCTGGCCCTCCAGCCCGAAGGTCGATCTCGTCACCACCGATGGCTTCCTGCATCCGAACGCCGTGCTGCAGCGGGAAAAGCTGATGCAGCGCAAGGGTTTTCCGGAAAGCTACGACACGGCCGCCATCCTGCGCTTCCTCTCGGCGATCAAAGCCGGCCGACCGGACGTGCAGGCGCCCTGCTATTCGCACCTCGTCTATGACGTGCTGCCGGACGAGTACAAGATCGTCGACCGGCCCGACATCCTGATCTTCGAAGGCATTAACGTGCTGCAGTCGCGCGACCTGCCGGCCGACGGCAAGATCGTGCCGATGGTGTCCGACTTCTTCGACTTCTCGATCTATATCGATGCGGCGGAAGACCAGATACATAACTGGTACGTGACGCGCTTCATGCGGCTGCGGGAGACCGCCTTCCGCGATCCGAACTCTTACTTCCATCGCTATGCCTCGATCAGTGATGCGGAAGCTCTCGAGATCGCCGCGGATCTGTGGACGAATATCAACTTGAAAAACCTGCGCCAGAACATCCTGCCGACGCGGCCGCGCGCCGATCTCATCCTGAAAAAGGGCAAGGATCACCTGATCGAGCAGGTTGCGCTGCGAAAATTGTAG
- a CDS encoding phosphoribosyl-ATP diphosphatase, translating into MSGFSLSDLERIVEERSKASPEQSWTAKLVAGGQPKAAKKLGEEAIEAVMAAATGDRDNLTYEAADVLYHLLVVLKIAEIPLENVMAELERRTAQSGLKEKANRQNS; encoded by the coding sequence ATGAGCGGATTTTCCCTTTCCGACCTCGAAAGGATCGTTGAAGAGCGATCGAAGGCCTCACCGGAGCAGTCCTGGACGGCGAAACTCGTGGCCGGCGGCCAGCCGAAAGCGGCAAAGAAGCTTGGCGAGGAGGCGATCGAAGCCGTGATGGCAGCGGCGACCGGGGACCGTGACAATCTGACCTATGAAGCCGCCGACGTGCTCTATCACCTATTGGTCGTATTGAAGATTGCTGAAATACCGTTAGAGAATGTCATGGCCGAACTCGAGCGCAGAACCGCGCAGTCCGGTCTCAAGGAAAAGGCCAATCGGCAGAATTCATGA
- the hisF gene encoding imidazole glycerol phosphate synthase subunit HisF, whose product MTLKARVIPCLDVKDGRVVKGVNFLDLVDAGDPVEAAKAYDAAGADELCFLDITASSDNRETIFDVVSRTADQCFMPLTVGGGVRAIADIRKLLLCGADKVSINSAAVSNPDFVAEAADKFGDQCIVVSIDAKRRLTQAVGGDNLSAWEIYTHGGRNATGIDAVEFAQKMVARGAGELLVTSMDRDGTKVGYDLELTRAIANAVRVPVIASGGVGDLDDLVAGVKEGHANAVLAASIFHFGTYSVSEAKHYMSKCGIAMRLD is encoded by the coding sequence ATGACCCTCAAGGCCCGTGTCATCCCCTGTCTCGACGTCAAGGACGGCCGCGTCGTCAAAGGCGTCAACTTCCTCGATCTCGTCGATGCCGGCGACCCGGTCGAAGCAGCGAAGGCCTATGATGCCGCCGGCGCCGACGAACTCTGCTTCCTCGACATCACCGCTTCTTCGGACAACCGCGAAACGATCTTCGATGTCGTGTCGCGCACGGCCGACCAGTGCTTCATGCCGCTGACGGTCGGCGGCGGCGTGCGCGCGATCGCCGATATCCGCAAGCTGCTGCTGTGCGGCGCCGACAAGGTCTCGATCAACTCGGCTGCGGTCAGCAATCCCGACTTCGTCGCCGAGGCGGCCGACAAGTTCGGCGACCAGTGCATCGTCGTCTCTATCGACGCCAAGCGCAGGCTCACGCAGGCGGTCGGCGGCGACAACCTCAGCGCCTGGGAAATCTATACGCATGGCGGCCGCAACGCGACCGGCATCGACGCCGTCGAATTCGCCCAGAAGATGGTGGCGCGCGGCGCGGGAGAACTCCTGGTCACGTCGATGGATCGCGACGGCACCAAGGTCGGCTATGACCTGGAACTGACCCGGGCGATCGCCAACGCGGTGCGCGTGCCGGTCATCGCCTCCGGCGGCGTCGGCGACCTCGACGACCTCGTCGCTGGGGTGAAGGAAGGTCATGCCAATGCGGTGCTCGCCGCCTCGATCTTCCACTTCGGCACCTATTCCGTCAGCGAGGCGAAACACTATATGTCGAAGTGCGGCATCGCTATGCGTCTCGACTGA
- the hisA gene encoding 1-(5-phosphoribosyl)-5-[(5-phosphoribosylamino)methylideneamino]imidazole-4-carboxamide isomerase, which produces MILFPAIDLKGGQCVRLKLGDMQQATVYNTDPAAQAKSFEDQGFEWLHVVDLDGAFAGHSANGDAVEAILKATKNPVQLGGGIRTLDHIEAWLARGLRRVILGTVAVRNPDLVIEACRKFPGHVAVGIDAKGGKVAVEGWAEASELGVIELARKFEGAGVAAIIYTDIDRDGILAGINWASTLELAAAVSIPVIASGGLASLDDVRRMLEPDAGKLEGAISGRALYDGRIDPREALALIKASRAKETA; this is translated from the coding sequence ATGATCCTTTTTCCCGCGATCGATCTGAAGGGCGGCCAATGCGTCCGCCTGAAGCTCGGCGACATGCAGCAGGCGACGGTCTACAACACCGATCCGGCCGCCCAGGCGAAATCCTTCGAAGACCAGGGTTTCGAATGGCTGCATGTGGTCGATCTCGACGGTGCCTTTGCGGGACATTCGGCCAATGGCGACGCCGTAGAGGCGATCCTCAAGGCGACGAAGAATCCGGTGCAGCTCGGCGGCGGCATCCGCACGCTCGATCATATCGAGGCGTGGCTCGCGCGCGGGCTGCGGCGCGTCATTCTCGGCACGGTAGCGGTCAGAAATCCTGATCTGGTCATCGAGGCCTGCCGGAAATTTCCCGGCCACGTCGCCGTCGGCATCGACGCCAAGGGCGGCAAGGTGGCCGTCGAAGGCTGGGCGGAGGCTTCCGAACTCGGCGTCATCGAGCTCGCCCGGAAATTCGAGGGCGCCGGCGTCGCCGCGATCATCTATACCGATATCGACCGTGACGGCATCCTTGCGGGCATTAACTGGGCTTCGACGCTGGAGCTTGCCGCTGCCGTCTCCATTCCTGTCATCGCCTCCGGCGGTCTTGCCTCACTCGACGACGTCAGACGCATGCTGGAACCGGATGCAGGCAAGCTCGAAGGCGCGATTTCGGGCCGTGCACTCTATGACGGCCGTATCGATCCCAGGGAAGCGCTGGCACTGATCAAGGCCAGCAGGGCCAAGGAGACTGCGTAA
- the hisH gene encoding imidazole glycerol phosphate synthase subunit HisH: MRVAIIDYGSGNLRSATKAFERAAREAGIDAQIDLTDKAEDVAAADRIVLPGVGAYADCRRGLDSVPGMTEVLIEAVEKKARPFLGICVGMQLMSSRGLEKTVTHGFGWIPGDVIEMTPNDPALKIPQIGWNTLDLKREHPLFDGIPTGAQGLHAYFVHSYHLAAENADDVIATVDYGGPMTALVGRDNMVGAQFHPEKSQKLGLALIANFLRWNP; encoded by the coding sequence ATGCGCGTCGCAATTATCGACTATGGTTCCGGCAATCTGCGCTCGGCCACCAAGGCTTTTGAGCGGGCCGCGCGCGAGGCCGGCATCGACGCGCAGATCGATCTCACCGACAAGGCTGAGGATGTTGCCGCCGCCGATCGCATCGTGCTCCCGGGTGTCGGCGCCTACGCCGATTGCCGGCGCGGCCTCGATTCCGTGCCCGGCATGACCGAGGTCCTGATCGAGGCTGTCGAAAAGAAGGCGCGGCCGTTCCTCGGCATCTGCGTCGGCATGCAGCTCATGTCCTCGCGCGGCCTTGAGAAGACGGTGACGCACGGCTTCGGCTGGATCCCCGGTGACGTGATTGAGATGACGCCAAACGATCCGGCGCTGAAAATTCCGCAGATCGGCTGGAACACGCTGGATCTGAAACGCGAACATCCGCTCTTCGACGGCATTCCAACGGGAGCGCAAGGGCTGCACGCCTATTTCGTCCACTCCTACCATCTCGCCGCCGAAAATGCCGACGACGTCATCGCGACGGTCGATTATGGCGGACCGATGACGGCGCTCGTCGGGCGCGACAACATGGTGGGCGCTCAGTTTCACCCGGAAAAGAGCCAGAAGCTCGGCCTCGCCCTGATCGCCAATTTCCTGCGCTGGAACCCGTAA
- a CDS encoding DUF2628 domain-containing protein, with amino-acid sequence MTSSYIFLTPPGSAGTRLDETRVIRDGFTWLGLLFPWVWLLVHRLWPYAAAAFLMQAIGGVLMDEPGLWPAGAAITLGVNLLVGLEGQNLRIRSLAGKGWNEDALIAADTIGIAEDVYFSDKAVQPHTDAAVPGWENKTRPNGPHGQATSLGLFGFDGGR; translated from the coding sequence ATGACATCCAGCTATATATTCTTGACGCCGCCCGGCAGCGCAGGCACTCGCCTTGACGAGACGCGGGTGATCCGCGACGGCTTCACATGGCTCGGTTTGCTGTTTCCATGGGTCTGGCTGCTGGTCCATCGGCTGTGGCCATACGCGGCGGCGGCCTTTCTGATGCAGGCAATCGGCGGCGTGCTTATGGACGAACCGGGTCTCTGGCCGGCGGGAGCGGCGATCACGCTGGGCGTGAACCTGCTGGTCGGTCTCGAGGGCCAGAACCTTCGCATTCGCAGCCTCGCCGGCAAGGGCTGGAACGAAGACGCGCTCATTGCGGCCGATACGATCGGCATTGCCGAAGACGTCTACTTCTCCGACAAGGCGGTCCAGCCCCATACTGACGCCGCGGTCCCGGGCTGGGAGAACAAGACCCGACCGAACGGCCCGCATGGCCAGGCGACATCGCTTGGTCTCTTTGGTTTTGATGGAGGACGCTGA
- the hisB gene encoding imidazoleglycerol-phosphate dehydratase HisB: MAETAASRTGSVSRKTNETSISVSVNLDGTGKSKISTGVGFFDHMLDQLSRHSLIDMEIDAKGDLHIDDHHTVEDTGIAIGQAISKALGDRRGITRYASIDLAMDETMTKAAIDLSGRPFLVWNVAFSAPKIGTFDTELVREFFQALAQNAGITLHILNHYGANNHHIAETCFKAVARALRTATEIDPRQAGRVPSTKGTLV; the protein is encoded by the coding sequence ATGGCCGAGACCGCAGCAAGCCGCACGGGGAGCGTTTCCCGCAAGACCAACGAGACCTCGATTTCCGTTTCCGTCAATCTCGACGGCACCGGCAAATCGAAGATTTCGACCGGCGTCGGCTTCTTCGACCATATGCTCGACCAGCTTTCGCGGCATTCCCTCATCGACATGGAAATCGACGCCAAGGGCGACCTGCATATCGACGACCATCATACGGTCGAGGATACCGGCATTGCGATCGGCCAGGCGATCTCCAAGGCGCTCGGCGACCGGCGCGGCATCACCCGCTATGCCTCGATCGACCTTGCCATGGACGAGACGATGACCAAGGCCGCGATCGACCTTTCCGGCCGGCCGTTCCTCGTCTGGAACGTCGCCTTCAGCGCGCCGAAGATCGGCACCTTCGACACCGAACTCGTCCGCGAGTTCTTCCAGGCGCTCGCCCAGAATGCCGGCATCACCTTGCATATTCTCAACCACTATGGTGCCAACAACCACCATATTGCCGAGACATGCTTCAAGGCCGTCGCCCGCGCATTGCGCACGGCGACAGAGATCGATCCGAGACAGGCGGGCCGTGTTCCCTCGACCAAGGGCACGCTCGTCTGA
- the hslV gene encoding ATP-dependent protease subunit HslV, with protein MTTIITVRKGGKVVMAGDGQVSLGQTVMKGNARKVRRIGKGEVIAGFAGATADAFTLLERLEKKLEQYPGQLMRAAVELAKDWRTDKYLRNLEAMMLVADKSTTLAITGNGDVLEPEHGTTAIGSGGNFAFAAARALMDTDKSAEEIARRALEIAADICVYTNHNIVVESLDVEG; from the coding sequence ATGACAACGATCATTACTGTTCGAAAAGGCGGCAAGGTGGTGATGGCGGGCGATGGCCAGGTGAGCCTCGGCCAGACCGTCATGAAGGGCAATGCCCGCAAGGTGCGCCGCATCGGCAAGGGCGAAGTGATCGCCGGTTTTGCCGGCGCCACCGCCGATGCCTTCACGCTGCTCGAGAGGCTTGAAAAGAAGCTGGAGCAATATCCCGGTCAGCTGATGCGGGCCGCCGTCGAGCTCGCCAAGGACTGGCGCACCGACAAATACCTGCGTAATCTCGAGGCCATGATGCTCGTCGCCGACAAGTCGACCACGCTCGCGATCACCGGCAACGGCGATGTCCTGGAGCCTGAACACGGCACGACGGCGATCGGTTCGGGCGGCAACTTTGCTTTCGCGGCTGCCCGCGCGCTAATGGATACCGACAAATCGGCAGAGGAGATCGCGCGGCGCGCGCTCGAAATTGCCGCCGACATCTGCGTTTATACGAACCACAATATTGTGGTGGAATCGCTGGATGTCGAAGGCTGA
- the hslU gene encoding ATP-dependent protease ATPase subunit HslU, which produces MTTFSPREIVSELDRYIIGQHEAKRAVAIALRNRWRRQQLDPSLRDEVMPKNILMIGPTGVGKTEISRRLAKLAGAPFIKVEATKFTEVGYVGRDVEQIIRDLVEVGIGLVREKKRAEVQAKAHVSAEERVLDALVGTTASPATRENFRKKLRDGELDDKEIDIEVADTGSGMGGFEIPGMPGANIGVLNLSEMFGKAMGGRTRKVRTTVKASYTDLIRDESDKLIDNEVIQREAVRSTENDGIVFLDEIDKIAARDGGMGAGVSREGVQRDLLPLVEGTTVSTKYGPVKTDHILFIASGAFHVSKPSDLLPELQGRLPIRVELRPLNKEDFRRILTETEASLIRQYRALMETESLSLDFTEDAIDALADVAVHLNSSVENIGARRLQTVMERVLDDISYNAPDRGGTAITIDAAYVREHVGDLAQNTDLSRFIL; this is translated from the coding sequence ATGACGACTTTTTCCCCCCGCGAGATCGTTTCCGAGCTCGACCGCTACATCATCGGCCAGCATGAGGCCAAGCGCGCCGTCGCTATTGCGCTGCGCAACCGCTGGCGCCGGCAGCAGCTCGACCCGAGCCTGCGCGACGAAGTCATGCCGAAGAACATCCTGATGATCGGCCCGACCGGCGTCGGTAAGACCGAGATTTCCCGCCGCCTGGCAAAACTCGCCGGCGCGCCCTTCATCAAGGTGGAGGCGACCAAATTCACCGAGGTCGGCTATGTCGGCCGCGATGTCGAGCAGATCATCCGTGACCTGGTCGAGGTCGGCATCGGCCTGGTGCGCGAAAAGAAGCGGGCCGAGGTCCAGGCCAAGGCGCATGTGAGCGCCGAGGAGCGTGTCCTCGATGCGCTGGTCGGCACCACCGCTTCGCCCGCCACCCGCGAAAACTTCCGCAAGAAGCTGAGGGACGGCGAGCTCGACGACAAGGAAATCGACATCGAAGTGGCCGACACCGGCTCCGGCATGGGCGGCTTCGAGATCCCCGGCATGCCGGGCGCCAATATCGGTGTTCTCAATCTGTCGGAAATGTTCGGCAAGGCGATGGGCGGGCGCACCAGGAAAGTCCGCACCACGGTCAAGGCCTCTTACACCGACCTGATCCGCGATGAGTCCGACAAGCTGATTGACAATGAGGTGATCCAGCGCGAGGCCGTTCGTTCCACCGAGAATGACGGTATCGTCTTCCTCGACGAAATCGACAAGATCGCCGCCCGCGACGGCGGCATGGGCGCCGGTGTTTCGCGCGAAGGCGTGCAGCGCGACCTGCTTCCGCTTGTTGAAGGCACGACTGTCTCGACCAAATACGGGCCTGTGAAGACCGACCATATACTGTTCATCGCCTCCGGCGCCTTCCATGTCTCCAAGCCGTCGGATCTTCTCCCCGAGCTGCAGGGTCGCCTGCCGATCCGTGTCGAATTGCGGCCGCTGAACAAAGAGGATTTCCGCCGGATCCTGACCGAGACGGAAGCGAGCCTCATCCGCCAGTATCGCGCGCTGATGGAAACCGAGAGCCTGAGCCTCGATTTCACCGAAGACGCGATCGACGCGCTGGCCGATGTCGCGGTGCATTTGAATTCCTCGGTCGAGAATATCGGCGCACGCCGCCTGCAGACGGTGATGGAGCGGGTCCTGGACGATATTTCCTACAACGCCCCGGATCGCGGCGGCACGGCCATCACCATCGATGCCGCCTATGTGCGCGAACATGTCGGCGATCTCGCGCAGAATACCGATCTTTCGCGCTTCATTCTGTGA
- a CDS encoding DUF1402 family protein, translating to MRRLLTSLLIAAALVNSAPAFAMQTVPAGNRHAEQPDIPGASVRRTKGTKSSFDLKFEKVHELLATDRELMGKIRKVAGAYGINPIHVVGAIVGEHTYNVDAYDRLQAYYVKAASYAGESFRFAYDGESVDDFVARPQFAQCKGKSDSYTLWSCREDVWESDFRGKTVGGESFPNNRFSAVFFQPFYAGQTFGLGQVNPLTALMLSDLVARVSGYPKLNEKDAGAVYKAIMNPDISLAFVAASIRRSIDDYKEIAGMDISGNPGLTATLYNVGNSRQRAAALAAKNRSAGATIWPEENYYGWLINDKLDELKGLL from the coding sequence GTGCGACGCCTTTTGACAAGCCTTTTGATTGCCGCTGCCCTGGTGAATTCGGCGCCGGCCTTCGCAATGCAGACGGTGCCGGCGGGCAACCGCCATGCCGAACAGCCCGATATTCCGGGCGCGTCCGTCCGCCGCACCAAGGGCACCAAGAGCAGCTTCGATCTGAAATTCGAGAAGGTCCATGAGCTACTGGCGACCGATCGCGAGCTGATGGGCAAGATCCGCAAGGTCGCCGGCGCTTACGGCATCAATCCCATACATGTCGTCGGCGCCATCGTCGGCGAGCATACCTACAATGTCGATGCCTACGACCGGCTGCAGGCCTATTACGTCAAGGCCGCCTCCTATGCCGGAGAAAGCTTCCGCTTCGCCTATGACGGCGAAAGCGTCGATGATTTCGTGGCGCGGCCGCAATTTGCTCAGTGCAAGGGCAAAAGTGATTCCTACACGCTCTGGTCCTGCCGGGAGGATGTCTGGGAAAGCGATTTCCGCGGCAAGACGGTCGGCGGCGAGAGCTTCCCGAATAACCGCTTCAGCGCGGTCTTCTTCCAGCCCTTTTATGCCGGCCAGACCTTCGGCCTCGGCCAGGTCAACCCACTGACGGCGCTGATGCTTTCCGATCTTGTTGCCCGCGTCTCCGGCTATCCGAAGCTCAACGAGAAGGATGCCGGCGCCGTCTACAAGGCAATCATGAACCCCGATATTTCGCTCGCCTTCGTCGCCGCTTCCATCCGCAGGTCGATCGACGACTATAAGGAGATTGCCGGCATGGATATTTCGGGCAATCCCGGCCTGACGGCGACGCTTTATAATGTCGGCAATTCGCGCCAGCGCGCCGCAGCACTCGCTGCGAAAAACCGCTCTGCCGGTGCGACCATTTGGCCCGAAGAGAATTATTACGGCTGGCTGATCAACGACAAGCTGGACGAACTCAAGGGCCTGCTCTAG